One genomic segment of Methanothermococcus okinawensis IH1 includes these proteins:
- a CDS encoding type II secretion system F family protein yields MKKSTHKSLRESYKQLRLKRTLLFRKIHTSMLKYYDELRKLIDNILYMDLKIGGRRRRIQKRRVSITHVKKLIEAHKEQDIGLTEFYDVYVEKKPDVKVDVDIDLDELIEKSYFNMLNEYSKNLSYFVTHTKYLPSKIDFQYAGIRDVKVYFLKLMFVSMGVGVIYFVNGVYDENILYGIINGVFASAILFIAGIFYPKIKLLLLSRGEIKIQILISILHMISSLNSGMSLQEAMKNISENPEYGIASFEFKNIIYDINRGGYSFKESLERAKIRTKIPLMKKLYAQLIISANKGGAQLLLKNLYNEVIRESISKIDSSKFQISNLGNLVFGVGMILPFAGMLLSSLQGGMGFSGIINTTNLLLTKIAPMATIVFTIFIKMKIE; encoded by the coding sequence ATGAAAAAATCAACCCACAAATCACTGCGAGAATCATATAAACAATTGAGGTTAAAAAGGACATTATTATTTAGAAAAATACATACCTCAATGTTAAAATATTATGATGAATTAAGGAAATTAATAGATAATATATTATATATGGATTTAAAAATTGGTGGCAGAAGGAGGAGAATACAAAAAAGAAGAGTGTCAATAACACATGTAAAAAAACTAATAGAGGCTCATAAGGAACAGGATATTGGACTTACGGAATTTTATGATGTATATGTTGAAAAAAAACCAGATGTGAAGGTTGATGTAGATATTGATTTGGATGAACTAATTGAAAAAAGTTATTTTAATATGCTTAATGAGTATTCTAAAAATCTTTCATATTTTGTGACCCATACTAAATATTTACCTTCAAAAATAGACTTTCAATATGCAGGAATTAGGGATGTAAAAGTATATTTTCTAAAATTAATGTTTGTATCCATGGGTGTTGGAGTAATATATTTTGTAAATGGAGTATATGATGAAAATATATTATATGGTATTATTAATGGAGTATTTGCAAGTGCTATTTTATTCATTGCAGGTATATTTTATCCAAAAATAAAATTATTATTGTTATCTCGTGGGGAAATAAAGATTCAGATATTAATATCAATATTGCATATGATTTCCTCATTAAATTCTGGTATGTCATTGCAAGAAGCCATGAAAAATATTTCAGAAAATCCTGAATATGGTATAGCCTCTTTTGAATTCAAAAATATAATTTATGATATTAATAGGGGAGGGTATAGTTTTAAAGAATCACTTGAAAGGGCTAAAATAAGAACTAAAATACCATTGATGAAAAAATTATACGCCCAACTTATAATATCTGCAAATAAGGGGGGAGCCCAATTACTTTTAAAAAATTTATATAATGAGGTTATTAGAGAATCGATATCCAAAATTGATTCATCAAAATTTCAAATATCAAATCTAGGGAATCTTGTATTTGGGGTTGGAATGATACTTCCATTTGCAGGTATGCTATTATCCTCCCTTCAAGGTGGCATGGGATTTAGCGGGATAATCAATACCACTAATTTATTATTAACAAAAATAGCTCCAATGGCTACTATAGTATTTACTATATTTATCAAAATGAAAATAGAGTGA
- a CDS encoding ATPase, T2SS/T4P/T4SS family translates to MSLFDRIKNKDVKSVSKPSSKKNEKIEKESAKTEPNIVLRNLASKSETQKVSYDKKITNQTIKIMPSNVFDNYFLNIDGVVFNIIIGKKEGQIYYNIPEVSQMIDALSKLSDKNISEIKADISNGGFQKIEEIQRYLLNYSEKNNLMLKNIEIQNLAKYFYLTIGKLGFLEVPLHDDNLEEIMVNGVNQPTFVFHKKYQMCKTNIKLDDSELTRIIENIAMLAGRTIDARTPMLDAFLPDGSRVNATTKDVTLNGSTLTIRKFSADPLTVVDLIKYRTFDLELAAFLWQAVEGYFGAKPANTLIVGGTGSGKTTTLNVISMFSMYTDRIVTIEDTPELQIPHDHVIKMITRPPRPGIPEYEITMDDLIKNALRMRPDRIFVGEVRGKEAHSLLVAMNTGHDGALVKDEPIYLANGNIINIGKFVDNFFKKYNLIRIKENNGFEWIDISDENIFIKSFNKTTLKIEDKLISRVWRKEYSGKLIKIKTKSGKEITLTHDHPVYIIKNSRIFEINSEMININDYIALPRLDVNSNKYQDNKIIIEEHSKDSSSNDLEIIPNIGKLIKYYRLKNKLTQEELLDELGLKTKSLIRDYELGVNNPPRTILNKIAEILNAEDLKVIANSDMQWDKVVSVEEINYNGYLYDLTVNDNHTYIAGKYGGFIVSNCSGTLHANSADEAIIRLINPPMNVPKVMISSLDFIINQQRIKRNRKTVRRVLGVMEITGSGEDISKTGIFKYEGVTDSIKKEGICMWEEEACNIAGISRDELIEDRLNRIEVLKYAVKNNIRDVNGVGNLIRQYQENPENLLKNIIL, encoded by the coding sequence ATGAGTCTTTTTGATAGAATTAAAAATAAAGATGTTAAATCCGTCTCTAAACCCAGCAGTAAAAAAAATGAAAAAATAGAAAAGGAGAGTGCAAAAACTGAGCCCAATATAGTTCTTCGAAATCTTGCTTCAAAGAGTGAAACTCAGAAAGTTTCATATGATAAGAAAATTACCAATCAAACTATTAAAATTATGCCATCTAATGTATTTGATAATTATTTTTTGAATATTGATGGGGTTGTATTTAACATAATTATAGGGAAAAAAGAGGGGCAAATATACTACAATATTCCAGAAGTTAGCCAGATGATAGATGCACTTTCCAAACTTTCTGATAAAAATATATCTGAGATAAAAGCTGATATTTCAAATGGAGGTTTTCAAAAAATCGAAGAAATTCAGAGGTATTTACTAAATTACTCTGAAAAGAATAATCTGATGCTCAAAAATATTGAAATTCAAAATTTGGCCAAATATTTTTATTTAACTATTGGAAAACTCGGATTCTTAGAAGTTCCATTACATGATGATAACTTAGAAGAAATCATGGTAAATGGGGTTAATCAGCCTACTTTTGTATTTCATAAAAAATACCAAATGTGCAAGACGAATATCAAACTTGATGATAGTGAACTAACAAGAATTATTGAAAATATTGCTATGCTTGCTGGAAGAACGATAGATGCCAGAACGCCAATGTTGGATGCCTTTTTACCCGATGGCAGCAGGGTTAATGCCACGACAAAAGATGTTACATTAAATGGTAGCACATTAACAATTCGTAAGTTTTCAGCTGACCCATTAACTGTTGTTGATTTAATTAAATACCGAACTTTTGACCTTGAACTTGCAGCGTTCTTATGGCAGGCTGTTGAAGGATATTTCGGAGCTAAACCTGCTAATACTCTGATTGTAGGGGGGACTGGTTCAGGAAAGACCACCACTCTTAATGTTATTTCAATGTTTTCGATGTATACCGACAGGATTGTAACTATTGAAGATACTCCTGAATTGCAAATTCCTCATGACCATGTAATAAAAATGATTACAAGGCCTCCGAGACCTGGAATTCCAGAGTATGAAATCACAATGGATGATTTAATTAAAAATGCTTTAAGGATGAGGCCTGACCGAATATTTGTTGGAGAGGTTAGAGGTAAAGAGGCCCATTCTCTTTTAGTTGCTATGAATACAGGTCATGATGGTGCATTGGTGAAAGATGAACCAATATATTTAGCTAATGGAAATATCATTAACATTGGAAAATTTGTAGATAACTTTTTTAAAAAATATAATTTAATAAGAATTAAAGAAAATAATGGATTTGAATGGATAGATATATCTGATGAAAACATATTCATCAAAAGTTTTAATAAAACTACATTAAAAATTGAAGATAAATTAATATCAAGAGTTTGGAGAAAAGAATATTCTGGAAAATTAATAAAAATAAAAACAAAAAGCGGTAAAGAAATAACCCTTACTCATGACCATCCTGTATATATTATAAAAAATAGTAGGATATTTGAAATTAATTCTGAAATGATAAATATTAATGATTATATTGCACTACCTAGATTAGATGTTAATAGCAATAAATACCAAGATAATAAAATAATCATTGAAGAACATAGTAAGGACAGTAGTAGTAATGATTTAGAAATTATACCCAATATTGGAAAATTGATAAAATATTATAGATTAAAAAATAAACTAACACAGGAAGAGTTGTTGGATGAGCTCGGATTAAAAACCAAAAGTTTAATAAGAGATTATGAATTAGGGGTAAATAATCCTCCAAGAACAATATTAAATAAAATAGCAGAAATATTGAATGCCGAAGATTTAAAGGTTATTGCAAATTCAGATATGCAATGGGACAAAGTTGTAAGTGTTGAGGAAATTAATTACAACGGATATCTATATGATTTGACAGTTAATGATAACCATACATATATTGCAGGTAAATATGGTGGATTCATTGTTTCAAACTGCTCCGGAACACTTCACGCAAATAGTGCAGATGAGGCAATAATCAGACTAATAAATCCTCCCATGAATGTTCCAAAAGTTATGATTTCTTCCCTGGATTTTATTATAAATCAGCAAAGAATCAAAAGAAATAGAAAAACTGTGAGAAGAGTATTGGGTGTTATGGAAATTACAGGTTCTGGGGAAGATATTTCAAAAACAGGCATATTTAAGTATGAGGGTGTTACTGACAGCATTAAAAAAGAAGGAATATGTATGTGGGAAGAAGAAGCTTGCAATATTGCAGGCATATCAAGGGATGAGCTCATAGAAGATAGATTAAATAGAATAGAAGTGCTCAAATATGCTGTTAAAAACAATATAAGGGATGTAAATGGTGTAGGGAATTTAATTAGGCAGTATCAAGAAAATCCAGAAAATTTATTAAAAAATATAATATTATAA
- a CDS encoding transcription initiation factor IIB: MSKQKKSEEKKEERKIMERPPINEDSSKNVIVEKEEELICPICGSKNVIKDYERAEIVCADCGCVLQQNLFDVGPEWRAFDHEQRVKRSRVGAPMTYTIHDKGLSTVIDWRNKDSYGKDISADKRAQLYRLRKWQRRIRVSDASERNLAFALSELDRIASKLGLPRNVRENAAVLYRGAVEKGLIRGRSIEGVAAAALYAACRRCKVPRTLDEIAEISRVDRKEIGRTYRFISRELKIRLAPTNPIDYVPRFASELKLPGEVESKAIAILQKANEKGLTSGRGPTGVAAAAIYIASVLHGTRRTQREVADVAGVTEVTIRNRYKELTEHLDIDVTL, from the coding sequence ATGTCAAAACAAAAAAAGAGCGAAGAAAAAAAAGAGGAAAGGAAAATAATGGAAAGACCTCCAATTAATGAAGATTCCTCTAAAAATGTTATTGTCGAAAAAGAAGAAGAATTAATATGTCCAATCTGTGGAAGCAAAAATGTTATTAAAGATTATGAAAGGGCTGAAATCGTCTGTGCAGATTGTGGATGTGTTTTACAGCAAAATTTATTTGATGTAGGTCCTGAATGGAGAGCATTTGACCATGAACAAAGAGTTAAAAGGAGTAGAGTCGGAGCTCCGATGACATACACGATACACGACAAAGGTTTATCCACAGTAATCGATTGGAGAAATAAAGACAGTTATGGTAAAGATATATCAGCAGATAAGAGAGCTCAATTATATAGATTGAGAAAATGGCAGAGAAGAATAAGGGTTTCAGATGCTTCTGAAAGAAATTTAGCATTTGCCCTCTCTGAATTGGATAGAATAGCTTCAAAATTGGGACTTCCAAGAAATGTTAGAGAAAATGCCGCAGTTCTATATAGGGGCGCCGTAGAAAAAGGATTAATAAGGGGTAGAAGTATTGAGGGGGTAGCCGCCGCAGCTCTGTATGCTGCATGTAGAAGATGTAAAGTTCCAAGAACCCTTGACGAAATTGCAGAAATATCCAGAGTGGATAGAAAAGAAATTGGTAGAACGTACAGGTTTATTTCAAGAGAATTGAAAATAAGACTTGCTCCAACAAATCCGATAGATTATGTTCCAAGATTTGCATCCGAACTTAAATTACCTGGGGAAGTAGAGTCAAAAGCAATTGCAATACTTCAAAAAGCCAATGAAAAAGGCTTAACAAGTGGTAGAGGACCAACAGGAGTTGCAGCTGCTGCCATATATATCGCAAGTGTTTTGCATGGCACGAGAAGGACTCAGAGAGAAGTTGCAGATGTTGCAGGTGTTACTGAGGTAACTATTAGAAATAGATACAAAGAACTAACGGAACATTTGGATATTGATGTAACCTTATAA
- a CDS encoding Gar1/Naf1 family protein, whose protein sequence is MKKIKILHKTPKGRIIGRTDRQPPLNAIVFLKTGDKTKLGKIYDVFGPVNKPYVEIIPFNSKVGSRALEVGEAIISDAKRGQKKRYKKRSR, encoded by the coding sequence TTGAAAAAAATAAAGATATTACATAAAACTCCTAAGGGGAGAATAATCGGAAGAACAGACCGCCAACCTCCTTTAAATGCTATCGTTTTTTTAAAAACTGGTGATAAGACTAAGCTTGGGAAGATTTATGATGTTTTTGGACCTGTTAATAAACCTTATGTAGAGATAATACCATTTAACAGCAAAGTTGGCAGTAGAGCTCTTGAAGTTGGGGAAGCTATTATTTCAGATGCTAAGAGAGGGCAAAAGAAGAGATATAAAAAACGGTCGAGATAA